Genomic window (Staphylococcus debuckii):
CAATTCTATAATCAAACTGGTTAACATCACTCGTATGAAGTTCAATCTAGACAAAATGAGTATTCTTGATAAAAGAGATGAATTATTTAATAACAATCGCAAACCGGTTTTTATAGTCATAAGAGATTTTGAAAACAAAATTCTTAATGAAGGAGAGTTAATAACTTATAATTCCTCAGGTAGTGATTTTGATTTACTAGAAATAAAACCTCAAAAATTTAAAGTTTCTAATTTGCCATATGAAGACGATTACTACACAACTCATACCATTATTGATTTAAAGCAAAAAGTGAAATTAGAGTTGTATTTAATGAAAATAAGCTAACCTTTATTTTTCATCACTTCTTTTTGTAATGACTTGGGTGCATTAAGGAAGTTGTCTTTTTGAGTGTTTTCTAGATTTGTAGAAAACTGATTTAAGTTAATATAGTAATAAACTTGATTTCTATCTAAGCCTCCACTTTCATACCATTTAACAAAAACACCATGCTTCATAAAAATTTTCACGGAATAAAAAACCGCCAATTAAGGCGGTTATCACTTTAGTATAAAGGATTTTTACAATGTATAAAAACTTTTCCCGAAACATTGATTGTAATATTTAACATTCTCTTTTTCAACCATACTAAATATTAATTTTGGATACAATAAAAGCCCCTTATTCAAACGAGAAAAATAAGGGACTAATACAAGGATGCATTTACTAAAAATGCGTGTGTTTTGTAGTGTAGATTTGGTCAAATATCTACACATTAAATATATTACCGCTTATAACAGGGTTTAAACATAAATAAATGACATATTATTTTTTCACTCGTAATAATACCCGCTAAGTTATAGTCAAACGATCTTACATTTGCAGTCAAAAATTACCTCCTCATTTTACATTGTACTAACAATTGTGTAATTATGCGGCAGTTCTTTTATCAATGCAATACAGACGCTCTCTCAGCACCTATTTATATGCTTTAGCATAAATAGTTAAGGAAATTTCTAATGCTATCAATCTTAAAATTAAATGCTCATTTCTCAGAATTTTTTATATAGTATAATAGAAACCCCTTTGCTTTCTCATGTAGCAAAAGGGACAGTATTCAAATAATCAGATAGGAATATTGCTTATAAAAGCACCTGTAAGTCTGGGACAAGACTTACTTATTTATTATCTCCTTATAATGATCAATAAAACATGTTTAAAGATTTTTTAACTTTTCCCTGTTACACGTATCAGAATGCACTTTTGCGTTGTGTACTTTTACAAAAACCAATTTTGGTTTCTGTGTCAAAGCTCAAATTTGAGTTATGAATATAGTTACATCAGCACAAATTTTATACTCGTTTCTAATACATCATTTCAGTGCGTTAAGTTTAGTATATGACTATCCTATCATTTAAGTACCGCAGTTTTTAGAAACCTCTTATGCAAATCAGAACTTTCATGTTACTATATATACGTACCTTCAAGGTACATTTTAGTCATACTATGCCTTTTTTTGATGATTTTAGCGAGTCACTACACCGTAATGTAGTGACTTTTTTTGTATAACACTCTATAACTGTATATATCAATGCAACACAGACACCCTCTCAGTATAAAAAACCGCCAATTAAGGCGGTTAGGGATTGTCAAAATCAATTAAGAGAGTTTTGTTAATGAAAAATGCATTATTTCTATATTGTCTATTTCTTGAAATAACAACAATCCCTAATCAAAATATACAATAAATACATCATCTATACAATAAAAAGCCACTATCTTGTAAAGATAGCAGCTTATCATGTTAAGGATATAGGAGGTTATACTTAATTATAACCGACTTTTTGAATTTAAAACACAATTCCTGTCACTCGATCAACTGACATTTAATGTTTCAACTGATAATAACGATTAACCCGTAAAAGGAGGTGGGAAGGTAAAACGAATTACAACTCAGTAACGACTTAACCACAATAGAAACAGAAATTAAAAGTTATCAAAACATCGCTGGTCAATCGATTTTTGAAATTGGTCGTAGATTAAAACATGTAAAAGAGAATGACTTAGCACATGGAGAATTTGGTAAGTGGCTTGAAAAAGTAAATATGAGCAGAAGTACTGCTAGAAGATTTATGAAGGTGGCTGAAAATCCAGAATTAAATTCGCCATCGATGGCGAATTTAGGAACTAGTATTTTGTATGAAATAGCAACTCTTCCTGATAAAGAAAGAGAAAAAGAACATTTAACTTCAAGCGGAGAAAAGAAAACACCAGATGAAATGACACAAAGAGAATTACAAGATTTAAAAAAACAACTCAAGCAACGCGACGAACAAAACGCTCAACTTCAATCTCAAGTAGAACAAGCGCAACGTTCCGA
Coding sequences:
- a CDS encoding ATPase, whose product is MAQVITSLILTGFLGYIPYKYLVLIGLVSEDRQTINAPILLLFSVETIIIWCTAFAFVYGNIDISNLYTSEFITLTKLSIVFTLLFILVIFIFNPLIINSIIKLVNITRMKFNLDKMSILDKRDELFNNNRKPVFIVIRDFENKILNEGELITYNSSGSDFDLLEIKPQKFKVSNLPYEDDYYTTHTIIDLKQKVKLELYLMKIS